In the genome of Neodiprion pinetum isolate iyNeoPine1 chromosome 2, iyNeoPine1.2, whole genome shotgun sequence, one region contains:
- the Ndae1 gene encoding electroneutral sodium bicarbonate exchanger 1: MPHLHLYMTDVKNKPWMHPGSGTGRGAGAGGDDEAPKDPGARTTHQSYTEKDFEGHRAHTVYVGVHLPGERRHRRHHKHHHAPRQSSSGEKDDSDSDRPVTPPAQRVQFILGEEVGNDAHASHPLFSEMEELVKDGDEMEWKETARWIKFEEDVEEGGNRWSKPHVATLSLHSLFELRSLILNGTVMLDMEASSLEQIADLVLDSMISKNVLPAESREKVREALLVRHRHQHERRKDNNMSRLPIIRSLAEIGRNHSSSKNCDCSCGLHTLLTSDLQERRPGGDSYVPAGDAGLRDAVVSRSRSCPSPDTSLLSKEAKDSKGPYLLVPVEESNSAPVIAGATGQGSGGALNAGGRFLGIPGSFGQEPGGNGLDRSPSSISISRNHSSPGLENGDVNHRGNTHFMRKIPPGAEASNILVGEVDFLDKTLSAFIRLSQAGIMGDLTEVPVPTRFIFILLGPTGGSSGFHEIGRAMATLMSDEVFHDVAYKARNRDHLLAGVDEFLDAVTVLPPGEWDPTIRIEPPAAIPSQDTRKRPKEEKPKEEFDEEADEQKQREASGLSRTGRLFGGLMNDIKRKAPWYWSDFKDALALQCIASFIFLYFACLSPIITFGGLLSEATGKNMAAMESLVSGFVCGVGYGFFSGQPLTILGSTGPVLVFETIVFEVCKKAAWNYMSFRFWIGAWISVILIVLVAIDASAFVCYITRFTEENFATLIAFIFIIKALENVLSIGQKFPINTHPGEIPNYECWCKPPNLTSSFESSSGQYLNWTNLNQKECLNSNGTLEGIGCNTPHYIPDVFLMSIILFMGTFLLSIELKDFKNALFFPSKVRQIVSDFAVIIAIFSMSLLDHFVGIATPKLEVPQEFKPTLEGRGWMIWPFNENPWWSSIVAVLPALLGTILIFMDQQITAVIVNRKENKLKKGCGYHLDLFVLAILIAICSAMGLPWFVAATVLSINHVNSLKLESECAAPGEKPQFLGVREQRVTHILIFLMIGCSVLLTSMLRHIPMPVLFGVFLYMGVASLKGLQFFDRLLIMLMPVKYQPDYMFLRQVPLKRVHVFTLIQLACLICLWLIKSFSATSILFPLMLVVMIGIRKSLDFFFTRRELKILDDVMPETSKKHAHDMQQLENGEDEEKSLGFGTSGNLQIPLANGNIMKIPLASINISEEVNKTGIWQQVNEGNSTPGEKPKQQKMINVGKQKKHSRSKETALLMADETTRLTTMTEEEEEDCGISIKVDLIRSKESPSPLKANGTTSAETSV; the protein is encoded by the exons gTCACAGAGCGCACACCGTATACGTGGGCGTTCATTTACCCGGCGAACGAAGGCACCGACGCCATCACAAACACCATCACGCACCGCGGCAATCATCATCAGGCGAGAAGGATGACTCCGATTCTGACCGTCCAG TCACTCCACCGGCTCAAAGGGTCCAATTCATCCTGGGCGAAGAGGTCGGCAATGACGCCCACGCCTCTCACCCGTTGTTCTCCGAAATGGAGGAACTGGTTAAAGACGGTGACGAAATGGAATGGAAAGAAACGGCGAG GTGGATAAAGTTCGAGGAGGACGTCGAGGAGGGCGGAAACAGGTGGAGTAAACCGCACGTCGCCACTCTGTCGCTGCACTCGCTGTTTGAGCTTCGAAGCCTGATATTGAACGGCACCGTTATGCTGGACATGGAGGCATCGAGTCTCGAACAAATCGCCGACCTGGTACTCGACAGCATGATAAGCAAAAATGTGCTGCCGGCCGAGTCGAGAGAAAAG GTTCGAGAAGCTCTTTTGGTCAGGCATAGACACCAGCATGAAAGACGCAAGGACAACAACATGTCGAGATTGCCGATAATAAGATCGCTGGCGGAAATAGGCCGGAATCACTCCTCGTCAAAGA ATTGTGACTGTTCATGTGGTTTGCATACGTTGTTGACGTCAGATTTGCAGGAGAGACGTCCCGGCGGGGACAGCTATGTCCCTGCGGGCGATGCTGGGCTCCGGGACGCGGTCGTGTCCCGGAGCAGAAGTTGCCCGAGTCCGGACACGAGCCTCCTGTCCAAGGAGGCCAAGGACTCGAAAGGGCCTTACCTCCTGGTACCAG TGGAAGAATCGAATTCTGCACCAgtgatagctggtgcaacgGGTCAGGGAAGTGGCGGAGCTCTAAATGCTGGAGGTCGTTTTCTCGGTATCCCCGGCAGCTTCG GCCAAGAACCAGGAGGTAACGGATTGGACCGAAGTCCCAGCAGCATCTCGATTAGCAGGAATCACAGTTCGCCCGGTTTGGAAAACGGAGACGTTAATCACAGG GGTAATACACATTTCATGAGAAAAATACCGCCGGGAGCCGAGGCGAGCAATATTCTGGTCGGTGAGGTGGACTTCCTGGACAAAACCTTGTCGGCCTTTATACGCCTGAGTCAAGCTGGAATAATGGGAGACTTAACGGAGGTTCCCGTACCAactagatttatttttatacttcttgGACCAACG GGTGGAAGCTCGGGTTTCCACGAAATAGGAAGAGCAATGGCGACCTTGATGTCCGACGAAGTGTTCCACGACGTGGCCTACAAGGCGAGAAATCGCGATCACCTTCTGGCCGGTGTCGACGAATTCCTGGACGCTGTGACGGTCCTTCCACCGGGAGAATGGGACCCAACGATCAGAATCGAGCCTCCGGCCGCGATTCCTTCGCAG GACACGAGAAAAAGACCGAAGGAGGAAAAGCCCAAAGAGGAATTCGACGAGGAGGCCGACGAGCAGAAGCAGAGAGAAGCGTCGGGGCTTTCGCGTACCGGAAGATTGTTCGGGGGTCTGATGAACGACATAAAGAGAAAAGCGCCCTGGTACTGGTCCGACTTCAAGGACGCCCTGGCACTCCAGTGCATCGcgtcatttatatttttatacttcgcCTGTCTATCGCCTATCATCACTTTCGGTGGCCTCCTCAGCGAAGCTACCGGCAAAAATATGGCCGCAATGGAGTCTTTGGTCTCAGGATTCGTCTGCGGCGTTGGTTACGGGTTTTTTTCCGGTCAGCCATTGACCATCCTCGGATCCACCGGACCAGTTTTAGTATTTGAAACGATAGTGTTCGAAGTTTGCAA AAAAGCAGCCTGGAATTACATGTCCTTCCGATTTTGGATCGGTGCATGGATATCGGTGATTCTGATCGTTTTAGTAGCCATCGACGCCAGTGCCTTTGTATGTTACATCACGCGGTTTACCGAAGAGAACTTTGCTACGTTGAtagcttttattttcatcatcaaG GCTCTGGAGAACGTCTTATCGATTGGCCAGAAATTTCCTATAAATACACATCCTGGCGAAATACCGAACTACGAGTGCTGGTGCAAACCACCGAATTTGACATCGTCTTTTGAGTCGTCAAGTGGCCAATACTTGAACTGGACAAACCTGAACCAGAAAGAGTGTCTG AATTCTAACGGAACGCTTGAAGGCATCGGATGCAACACACCCCATTATATCCCCGACGTATTTCTGATGTCGATAATCCTGTTCATGGGAACATTCCTGCTATCCATCGAGCTAAAGGACTTTAAGAACGCGCTGTTCTTTCCGTCAAAG GTGAGGCAAATAGTGAGCGATTTCGCGGTGATAATAGCAATATTCTCGATGTCACTGCTGGACCACTTCGTCGGTATCGCAACGCCGAAACTGGAAGTGCCGCAGGAGTTTAAGCCGACGTTAGAAGGTCGCGGATGGATGATTTGGCCATTCAACGAGAATCCCTGGTGGAGTTCGATCGTTGCAGTCCTCCCCGCGCTTCTCGGTACGATATTGATATTCATGGACCAGCAGATAACCGCGGTGATAGTAAACCGTAAGGAGAACAAACTGAAG AAGGGCTGCGGCTATCACTTGGACCTTTTCGTCCTCGCGATCCTGATAGCGATTTGCTCAGCGATGGGACTTCCATGGTTCGTCGCTGCAACCGTGCTCTCGATAAATCACGTCAACTCCCTGAAGTTGGAATCGGAGTGCGCAGCTCCGGGAGAGAAGCCGCAATTCCTTGGCGTCCGTGAGCAGAGAGTCACCCACATACTGATATTCCTGATGATCGGTTGTTCGGTTCTCCTCACCTCGATGCTCAGACACATTCCGATGCCCGTTCTCTTCGGTGTATTTCTTTACATGGGAGTCGCTTCGCTAAAGGGTCTCCAATTCTTCGACAGACTGTTGATCATGCTTATGCCGGTCAAGTATCAGCCGGACTACATGTTCCTCAGACAG gTTCCCCTGAAACGGGTCCACGTGTTTACACTCATTCAATTGGCTTGCCTGATCTGTCTTTGGCTCATCAAATCCTTCAGCGCTACATCGATATTGTTTCCTCTGATG CTGGTCGTGATGATCGGAATAAGAAAATCGTTGGACTTTTTCTTCACGAGACGTGAACTGAAGATCTTAGACGACGTGATGCCCGAAACGAGCAAGAAGCATGCCCACGATATGCAGCAGCTTGAAAACGGCGAG GACGAGGAGAAATCGCTCGGTTTCGGAACGTCGGGAAATCTTCAAATTCCATTGGCGAATGGAAACATAATGAAGATACCGTTGGCGAGCATAAACATCAGCGAAGAGGTGAACAAGACCGGAATATGGCAGCAGGTCAACGAGGGGAATTCGACGCCCGGAGAAAAGCCGAAGCAGCAAAAAATGATCAA CGTCGGCAAGCAGAAGAAGCACAGCAGAAGTAAGGAGACGGCTTTGCTGATGGCCGACGAAACTACGAGACTGACGACAATGAccgaagaggaggaagaagattGCGGAATTTCTATAAAG GTTGATTTGATAAGATCAAAGGAGTCTCCGAGTCCTCTAAAGGCAAACGGGACAACATCCGCCGAGACGTCCGTCtga